Proteins from one Mucilaginibacter jinjuensis genomic window:
- a CDS encoding PAS domain S-box protein, with protein MTIDRYPLPANEKQRLEALHSYDIMDSLPEEQYDAIVRLASYICKVEVAYISFIDEDRQWIKSKRGLDIESAARVDSFCQHTIMSDTLVEIPDASKSKLFADSPFVTNEPKIRFYASAPLIDPDGFAIGTLCVFDTKPRELNDEQRDAMRILASEVISHLVLRKQKKELEENLLWHKEFYNLFNSSPEVLIITDKELNILLINQAVINILGYQPEEAIGQPIWKYFPEDQREKILEAMHNDAVKNPSFEIETPILTNNGDFKWISWSVKAFGEKWYTSGRDVTEHKKITEELELLSLVASKAINGIVISNSEDKIVWTNQGFEQITGYTPGDVFGQQLRDILKGTLPENFDYRKLDELIRNRQSYEIDLLVTRKDGEKIWVSVINSVVRNELGEVDKQVRVIIDITDRKRTEQDLEILSSAAEKSPSGVLIRDKETNIVWMNEAFEKITGYELEEMIGKTFGHQLVGPETDLEALQAAAKLVEEHKPYELEVKLYHRNGTPVWVYLSNSPYFNAAGEVERQIMVALDITERKKAEEEVKLLSLVASNTLSGVVINDREGHVEWVNSAFTKITGYTVADVSGNHLGDVLKGELTDVSIIEKARELSKNKQSFEVDLLVYRKDGQQLWVSVINSVILDQKGDIDKYIEVIIDITAKKKVEVELIRAKEEALALSNAKDMFISVMSHEIRTPLNAVIGISHLLMEDNPSESQIENLDILKFSAENLLTLINDVLDFAKIETGNVELEKVETNLREIVHGVMSSMHYKTGSKDIYLKESVDEAVPECIVGDKTRLTQILLNLVGNAVKFTDTGGVTVDLKVIEQSAKDVRIRFAVTDTGIGIAQNKLSTIFESFKQAELDTTRKYGGTGLGLPIAKRLIELHDSRINVDSVPGQGTTFWFTITFNKAVGVTNKNSQVESGLNIHALVVDDNQINRLLINKVLKKWGGTADFAENGQQAVDMIAANHNYDVVLMDIHMPIMGGLEAAQVVRAMPDNYYQQLPIIALTASMLNNQMSQILEAGMNDYVLKPFDPKLLFDKLSKFQKQ; from the coding sequence ATGACGATTGATCGGTACCCCCTTCCTGCCAATGAAAAACAGAGATTAGAAGCGCTGCATTCTTATGATATAATGGACAGCCTGCCCGAAGAGCAATATGATGCTATTGTAAGGCTGGCCTCATATATCTGTAAAGTAGAGGTAGCTTATATTTCATTTATTGATGAGGACAGGCAGTGGATAAAATCTAAACGTGGTTTAGATATAGAATCTGCTGCCAGGGTCGATAGTTTTTGTCAGCACACCATCATGAGCGATACGCTGGTAGAAATACCAGACGCTTCAAAAAGTAAGTTGTTTGCAGATAGTCCGTTTGTAACCAACGAACCCAAAATAAGATTCTATGCCAGTGCGCCGCTGATTGATCCGGATGGATTCGCAATCGGCACACTGTGTGTATTTGATACCAAGCCCCGGGAGCTAAATGATGAGCAGCGCGATGCGATGCGTATTTTAGCTTCCGAGGTTATTTCCCATCTTGTACTCCGCAAGCAGAAAAAAGAACTCGAAGAAAATTTACTCTGGCATAAAGAGTTCTACAACCTGTTTAACAGTTCGCCGGAGGTTCTCATCATTACAGATAAAGAGCTCAATATCCTGCTCATTAACCAGGCAGTAATTAATATACTGGGCTACCAGCCCGAAGAAGCTATTGGTCAGCCTATCTGGAAATATTTTCCCGAAGATCAGCGGGAGAAGATTTTAGAGGCCATGCATAATGATGCCGTTAAAAATCCTTCGTTCGAGATAGAAACACCTATACTTACCAATAACGGCGACTTTAAATGGATTAGCTGGAGCGTTAAAGCCTTTGGCGAAAAATGGTATACCAGTGGCAGGGACGTTACTGAGCATAAAAAGATTACCGAAGAGCTCGAGTTGTTATCACTGGTGGCCAGTAAGGCTATCAATGGTATTGTGATCAGCAATTCGGAAGATAAAATAGTTTGGACTAATCAGGGTTTCGAGCAAATTACCGGTTACACACCAGGCGATGTTTTTGGCCAACAGCTACGCGATATTTTAAAAGGCACATTACCAGAAAATTTTGATTATAGGAAATTAGATGAGCTCATCAGAAACCGGCAGTCGTACGAAATTGATCTTTTGGTTACCCGTAAGGATGGCGAGAAGATCTGGGTATCGGTTATCAACTCAGTTGTGCGTAATGAGCTGGGCGAGGTTGATAAGCAGGTTCGTGTTATTATTGATATAACCGACCGTAAACGTACCGAACAGGACCTGGAGATCTTGTCATCAGCAGCAGAAAAATCGCCAAGTGGGGTTTTAATCAGGGATAAGGAAACCAACATTGTTTGGATGAACGAGGCCTTTGAGAAAATAACCGGCTATGAGCTGGAGGAAATGATTGGTAAAACGTTCGGGCATCAATTGGTTGGCCCCGAAACTGATTTAGAAGCTTTGCAAGCCGCTGCCAAGTTAGTGGAAGAACACAAACCCTACGAGCTTGAAGTAAAATTGTATCACCGCAATGGCACACCGGTTTGGGTATATCTTTCTAACAGCCCATATTTTAATGCAGCCGGCGAGGTAGAGCGCCAGATTATGGTTGCACTTGATATTACTGAGCGCAAAAAGGCCGAAGAAGAAGTAAAGCTATTATCGCTTGTGGCCAGTAATACCCTGAGTGGTGTTGTAATTAACGATCGGGAAGGCCATGTAGAGTGGGTTAATAGTGCGTTTACAAAAATTACAGGTTATACCGTTGCCGATGTTAGCGGCAATCATTTAGGCGATGTATTAAAAGGTGAACTTACCGATGTAAGCATTATTGAGAAGGCGCGCGAGTTATCTAAAAATAAGCAATCTTTTGAAGTTGATCTGTTGGTTTACCGCAAGGATGGGCAGCAGCTTTGGGTATCGGTTATTAATTCTGTTATACTCGATCAAAAAGGGGATATCGATAAATACATTGAAGTAATTATTGACATTACCGCCAAGAAAAAGGTAGAGGTTGAGTTGATAAGGGCTAAAGAAGAGGCTCTTGCATTGAGCAATGCAAAAGATATGTTTATATCAGTAATGAGCCACGAAATCCGTACGCCATTAAACGCAGTGATTGGTATTTCGCATTTATTGATGGAAGATAACCCATCGGAGTCGCAGATCGAGAACCTGGATATCCTGAAGTTTTCGGCAGAAAACCTGTTGACGCTGATTAATGATGTACTCGATTTTGCCAAGATAGAAACCGGTAATGTTGAACTGGAAAAGGTAGAAACTAACCTGCGCGAAATTGTGCACGGCGTAATGTCGTCTATGCATTATAAAACCGGTAGTAAAGACATTTACCTGAAAGAAAGTGTTGACGAAGCCGTCCCAGAGTGTATAGTTGGCGATAAAACCCGGCTTACACAGATATTATTAAATTTGGTAGGCAATGCTGTTAAGTTTACTGACACAGGCGGTGTTACGGTTGATTTAAAGGTGATTGAGCAGTCGGCAAAAGACGTTCGGATCAGATTTGCTGTAACAGATACCGGGATTGGTATCGCACAAAACAAGTTAAGTACTATATTTGAATCGTTTAAGCAGGCCGAACTGGATACCACCCGCAAATATGGTGGCACAGGTTTAGGCTTACCTATTGCCAAACGGTTAATAGAACTGCACGATTCGAGAATAAACGTTGACAGCGTACCGGGCCAGGGAACAACTTTCTGGTTTACAATAACCTTTAACAAGGCGGTAGGTGTCACAAATAAAAACAGCCAGGTGGAATCAGGATTAAATATACATGCCCTCGTAGTTGATGATAACCAAATCAACCGCTTATTAATTAATAAAGTACTCAAAAAATGGGGTGGTACTGCCGATTTTGCCGAAAACGGGCAGCAGGCAGTTGATATGATTGCCGCCAACCATAATTATGATGTGGTATTGATGGACATCCACATGCCTATAATGGGTGGCCTTGAAGCAGCACAGGTTGTACGCGCCATGCCCGATAACTATTACCAGCAATTGCCAATTATAGCGCTTACTGCATCAATGCTTAATAACCAAATGAGCCAGATACTGGAAGCGGGTATGAATGATTACGTATTAAAGCCGTTTGACCCTAAACTGCTGTTCGATAAGCTGAGTAAATTTCAGAAACAATAA
- a CDS encoding ComF family protein → MKLTRGYLADFLSLLFPQLCDACNENLSRQEKLICTNCLYNLPYTNFHQQTDHVVARQFWGKINLESSYALLYFIKGNKVQRLMHHLKYKNKPQIGNFLGQIAGKQLITNDKFKTVDVIIPVPLHHSRMRKRGYNQSERFANGLAEKLPAIVSVENLVRTKATDTQTQKSRFSRFENVKSVFAVNDPEALKGKHILLVDDIMTTGSTLESCGNILLEIEGVKLSIATIAYAE, encoded by the coding sequence ATGAAGCTAACCCGCGGTTACCTCGCGGATTTTTTGTCGTTGCTTTTCCCGCAACTATGCGATGCTTGCAACGAGAATTTATCCCGGCAGGAAAAATTAATTTGTACCAACTGCCTGTACAATTTGCCTTACACCAACTTTCACCAGCAAACAGACCATGTTGTAGCCCGCCAGTTTTGGGGTAAAATTAATCTCGAATCTTCGTACGCACTTCTCTACTTTATTAAGGGTAATAAAGTACAGCGTTTAATGCACCATCTGAAGTATAAAAACAAACCTCAGATAGGCAATTTTCTGGGCCAGATAGCCGGCAAGCAGTTAATTACTAACGATAAGTTTAAAACGGTTGATGTAATTATCCCTGTACCCTTACATCATTCACGCATGCGCAAAAGAGGCTATAACCAGAGTGAACGCTTTGCAAATGGTCTCGCCGAAAAACTACCCGCTATTGTTTCTGTTGAAAACCTGGTACGCACAAAGGCGACCGACACGCAAACCCAAAAATCGAGGTTCTCCAGGTTCGAGAATGTGAAATCGGTATTTGCAGTTAATGACCCTGAAGCGCTTAAAGGCAAACATATCCTCCTGGTTGATGATATCATGACCACCGGCTCAACCCTCGAATCGTGTGGGAATATATTGTTAGAGATCGAAGGGGTTAAGTTGAGTATTGCTACGATTGCTTATGCAGAGTAA
- the rlmN gene encoding 23S rRNA (adenine(2503)-C(2))-methyltransferase RlmN produces MGEKSFRAKQVYEWLWKKSCFSFEAMSNISKELRQKLDDNFTINNVKINNSQFSADKTIKNSFILHDTHLIEGVLIPADDRMTACVSSQVGCSLTCKFCATGYMERKRNLNPDEIYDQVVLIDQQAKENYNVPLTNIVYMGMGEPLLNYANVLKSVERITSEDGLNMSPKRITVSTAGIAKMIKKLGDDGVKFNLALSLHAANDVKRNEIMPINEQNSLAALADALKYYYAKTKNAVTYEYIVFDNFNDTLQDAAELAKFCKHLPCKVNIIEYNPISFAAFLNAGEDKIETFAAYLRKQGIITNVRRSRGKDIDAACGQLAIKDKEKAEAV; encoded by the coding sequence ATGGGCGAAAAAAGCTTCAGAGCCAAACAAGTTTATGAGTGGCTTTGGAAAAAATCATGCTTTTCATTCGAGGCGATGAGCAATATTTCAAAAGAACTTCGTCAAAAACTGGATGACAATTTTACAATCAATAACGTAAAAATCAATAACTCACAGTTTAGTGCTGATAAAACTATAAAAAATTCTTTTATTTTACACGATACTCATTTAATTGAGGGTGTATTAATACCTGCTGATGACCGTATGACCGCCTGCGTTTCATCGCAAGTGGGCTGCAGCCTCACCTGTAAATTTTGCGCCACGGGTTACATGGAACGTAAACGTAACCTTAACCCCGACGAAATTTATGACCAGGTTGTACTGATAGACCAGCAGGCAAAAGAAAATTATAACGTACCCCTTACCAACATCGTATACATGGGCATGGGCGAACCCCTGCTTAATTATGCCAATGTACTAAAATCGGTAGAAAGAATTACATCTGAGGACGGGCTGAACATGTCGCCAAAGCGTATTACCGTTTCTACAGCCGGCATTGCCAAGATGATTAAGAAACTGGGCGACGACGGTGTAAAGTTTAACCTGGCCCTGTCACTGCACGCTGCAAACGATGTAAAACGTAATGAAATTATGCCGATTAATGAGCAAAATTCATTAGCAGCCCTGGCTGATGCCTTGAAATATTACTACGCAAAAACCAAAAACGCAGTAACTTACGAATACATTGTTTTTGATAATTTTAATGATACCCTGCAAGATGCTGCCGAATTAGCCAAATTTTGCAAGCACCTGCCGTGTAAGGTTAACATTATTGAGTATAACCCAATCAGCTTTGCCGCGTTCTTAAATGCCGGTGAAGATAAGATTGAAACCTTTGCTGCCTACTTACGTAAACAAGGCATCATAACCAATGTAAGGCGCAGCCGTGGAAAAGATATTGACGCTGCCTGCGGGCAGTTAGCCATAAAGGATAAGGAGAAAGCTGAGGCCGTTTAA
- a CDS encoding amidohydrolase family protein, with translation MKSYRADYVFSINADPIKNGIVTVDESGKIVAVSSQPTHPDVSIEQLSGILCPGFINTHCHLELSHLKNKVPKQTGLVDFIKNVQKFRNIDPAEAQDAALKADAEMYDNGIVAVGDISNSDLTIDIKSKSKLYYHTFIELFSFLPQNAKTVFDNGLELLRQFKPQSVSITPHAPYSVSKELFRLIRDYSDTHTNLLSIHNQECEDENKLYRYKTGKFLDLYEGFGIDISYFKPQARNSLQTVIPLLSNKQKILLVHNTCTNLKDIYFIKRFDRIINWCFCPGANLYIEGHLPKTELFLEQGFNITLGTDSLASNTGLNLLAEMKLLQDQVPSLTLNRLLEWGTINGAKYLGIDDEKGTLEVGKAPGLNLITGLDDFKITADTKVKRIV, from the coding sequence ATGAAAAGTTACAGAGCCGATTACGTTTTTTCTATTAATGCCGATCCAATTAAAAATGGTATAGTAACTGTTGACGAGTCTGGAAAGATAGTCGCAGTTAGTAGCCAACCCACACATCCGGATGTCTCCATTGAGCAGCTGAGCGGGATTTTATGCCCCGGCTTCATTAATACCCATTGCCACCTCGAATTATCGCATCTTAAAAACAAGGTGCCTAAACAAACCGGGCTGGTTGATTTTATTAAAAATGTCCAAAAATTTCGAAACATCGATCCGGCCGAGGCCCAAGATGCAGCCCTTAAAGCGGATGCCGAAATGTACGACAATGGTATTGTTGCCGTAGGCGATATATCAAACAGCGACCTTACCATCGATATAAAATCAAAAAGCAAGCTTTACTATCATACTTTTATAGAGCTGTTTAGTTTTTTGCCACAAAACGCAAAAACGGTTTTCGATAACGGGCTTGAGCTTTTGAGGCAGTTTAAGCCACAAAGTGTTTCCATTACGCCGCATGCGCCTTACTCGGTTTCGAAAGAACTCTTCAGGTTGATTCGTGATTATAGTGATACCCATACCAACCTGCTCAGCATCCATAACCAGGAGTGCGAAGATGAGAACAAACTGTACCGCTACAAAACCGGAAAGTTCCTGGATTTGTACGAAGGTTTTGGTATCGATATCAGCTATTTTAAGCCACAAGCGCGTAATTCGCTGCAAACTGTTATTCCTTTATTAAGTAATAAACAAAAGATCTTATTGGTGCATAATACCTGCACTAATTTGAAAGATATTTACTTTATCAAGCGTTTCGACCGGATTATCAACTGGTGCTTTTGCCCCGGTGCTAACCTGTACATAGAAGGACATTTGCCGAAGACAGAACTTTTCCTGGAGCAAGGCTTTAATATCACCCTCGGTACCGATAGCCTGGCATCAAATACCGGCCTGAATTTACTGGCCGAAATGAAATTACTGCAAGACCAGGTACCAAGTCTTACCCTAAACCGGTTACTGGAATGGGGAACCATTAATGGCGCCAAATATCTGGGCATTGACGATGAAAAAGGAACTCTTGAGGTTGGCAAGGCACCAGGCCTTAACCTCATTACCGGTTTAGATGACTTTAAAATTACGGCCGATACCAAAGTTAAGCGCATTGTATAA
- a CDS encoding acylphosphatase, giving the protein MIKHIDITVLGKVQGVFYRNSTKAVANQLGVKGYIMNQENGDVFIAAEADDLSLELFLEWCGKGPEAARVSGLTTTDGEVKNYRNFEIVKKSPTA; this is encoded by the coding sequence ATGATTAAGCATATAGATATAACAGTACTGGGCAAAGTACAGGGCGTTTTTTACAGAAACTCAACCAAGGCGGTTGCTAATCAGCTGGGCGTAAAAGGCTATATTATGAACCAGGAGAACGGTGACGTATTTATTGCTGCCGAAGCTGACGACCTGAGTTTGGAGCTGTTTTTAGAATGGTGCGGCAAAGGGCCCGAAGCCGCCCGTGTAAGTGGCTTAACCACCACTGATGGCGAAGTGAAAAACTATCGTAATTTTGAAATAGTGAAAAAGTCGCCAACTGCTTAA
- a CDS encoding polysaccharide biosynthesis C-terminal domain-containing protein has protein sequence MSTAKKFAGQTAVYGLSTIASRILTFFMTPVYTRAYPLAAYGVITTMYSYVSMVNAALTFGMETTFFRYLNKYENDKQRVYNNAFASVLAVTLIFLAFSIPFIGNIANFIDIDQAAKHGHKAVIGTTQSDFVKYTYLFFATVVVDAWCAIPFVKLRADGKPGRYGAIKLASVLIFVGFNLAFIYVVPFWVNHNFIGTAWISQWYVKGWVGYVFVSELTSSIVTLLLLLPELFKIRFDLDKKMLLQMYSYSWPVLIANLSYLINENLDTLLLGKLLPANSLRDVGIYGACRKIPVFLSIFINAFRLGAEPFFFSYAKNKNAADTYARIMNYFVITVCVIFVALIGNIEILKYFIKGHDATQTALYWTGLPIIPPLVLGYVCLGIYMNLSIWYKLSDQTKFGLYISGIGAIVTIVLNVAFIPKYSYIASAWTSFAAYAVMMILSYVWGQKYYPIPYNLKKNLSYIVVSIILVYISFSVFHRNIFIGNALFIGFGAAALYLERKELIALLRKK, from the coding sequence TTGTCTACAGCTAAAAAATTTGCCGGCCAAACTGCTGTCTATGGGCTAAGTACAATTGCCAGCAGGATCCTTACTTTTTTTATGACGCCGGTTTATACCCGGGCGTACCCTTTGGCTGCTTATGGCGTAATTACCACCATGTACAGCTATGTATCAATGGTAAACGCTGCGCTTACTTTTGGTATGGAGACTACCTTTTTCAGGTATCTCAATAAGTATGAGAATGATAAGCAGCGGGTGTACAATAATGCATTTGCTTCGGTACTGGCTGTTACCCTTATTTTCCTGGCGTTTAGTATCCCTTTTATAGGCAATATTGCCAATTTTATAGATATAGACCAGGCCGCCAAGCATGGGCATAAAGCTGTAATTGGCACCACACAGTCTGATTTTGTAAAATATACCTACCTGTTTTTTGCAACTGTGGTGGTTGATGCCTGGTGCGCTATCCCATTTGTAAAACTGCGTGCCGATGGCAAGCCCGGCCGTTATGGCGCCATTAAACTGGCCAGCGTATTAATATTTGTGGGCTTTAACCTTGCCTTTATATATGTAGTGCCGTTTTGGGTTAATCATAATTTTATTGGTACTGCCTGGATCAGCCAATGGTATGTAAAAGGTTGGGTGGGATATGTGTTCGTTTCAGAATTAACATCGAGTATTGTTACGCTGCTATTGCTGCTACCCGAGTTGTTTAAAATCCGGTTCGATCTGGATAAAAAAATGCTGTTGCAGATGTACAGCTACAGCTGGCCTGTGCTGATAGCCAATTTATCATACCTTATTAATGAGAACCTGGATACGCTTTTGCTGGGCAAGCTGTTACCGGCAAATAGCTTACGCGATGTGGGTATCTATGGCGCCTGCCGTAAAATCCCTGTTTTCCTCAGCATCTTTATCAATGCCTTCAGGCTGGGGGCCGAGCCATTCTTTTTTAGCTACGCTAAGAATAAAAACGCGGCAGATACCTATGCCCGCATCATGAATTACTTTGTAATTACCGTTTGCGTAATATTTGTAGCGTTGATAGGCAATATCGAAATACTGAAATACTTTATTAAAGGCCATGATGCTACACAAACAGCATTGTATTGGACCGGGCTGCCCATTATACCACCGCTGGTGCTGGGTTATGTTTGTTTGGGTATTTACATGAATCTTTCTATCTGGTATAAACTATCAGACCAAACCAAATTCGGGTTATATATTTCGGGGATTGGGGCTATCGTAACCATTGTACTAAATGTGGCATTTATACCAAAGTATAGTTACATTGCATCTGCGTGGACATCGTTTGCCGCTTATGCTGTGATGATGATTTTATCGTACGTATGGGGGCAGAAGTATTACCCGATACCATATAACTTAAAAAAGAATTTATCGTATATAGTTGTTTCCATCATACTCGTTTATATATCATTCAGCGTATTCCATCGAAATATATTTATTGGAAATGCGCTGTTTATTGGCTTTGGTGCCGCAGCTTTATACTTGGAAAGAAAAGAATTAATAGCTTTACTTAGAAAAAAATGA
- the dut gene encoding dUTP diphosphatase — translation MIVRVINKSKNQLPGYETIHSAGMDLRADLEAPVVLQPMERKLIPTGLYIELPESYEAQIRPRSGLAYKHGISIVNSPGTIDADYRGEIKVLLVNLSTEAFEINTGDRIAQMIVARHEKVSWEEAEILNDTTRGAGGYGHTGVN, via the coding sequence ATGATCGTAAGAGTTATCAATAAATCTAAAAATCAATTACCGGGTTACGAAACTATTCATTCTGCGGGTATGGACCTGCGTGCCGACCTGGAAGCACCTGTTGTTTTGCAGCCGATGGAACGCAAGCTGATCCCTACAGGATTGTATATTGAGTTGCCGGAAAGTTATGAGGCGCAGATCAGGCCGCGTAGTGGTTTGGCTTATAAGCATGGTATCAGCATTGTAAATTCGCCGGGTACTATTGATGCCGATTACCGTGGAGAGATTAAGGTTTTATTGGTTAACCTGTCTACAGAAGCATTTGAAATTAATACCGGCGACCGCATTGCGCAAATGATTGTGGCCCGCCATGAAAAAGTGAGTTGGGAAGAGGCCGAAATACTAAATGATACCACCCGTGGTGCCGGAGGATACGGCCACACTGGTGTAAATTAA
- a CDS encoding tetratricopeptide repeat protein has protein sequence MNLKLSLIGIALLPALCLAQGADKGKTTAQPQPKVMTSTDSLMVKQLYFTALREKTIENFTLATDLFTRILQIDPNNDAAMYELANLKKLNKDDATAEQLLERATMLKPDNEWYWAGLAASYEKSNNIVKLENVFTQLIRLNNDNPDYYIDKANALSIDKKYDEALSTYDELEKITGPTDELLIKRQKIYLMQGKLDKATASLKEAIAANPNQVKYYLMLGEVYNSNNLTDDALSIFQKAEKIDPQNGYVHLELADIYRAKKSYEASFNQLKLAFAIPALGAEQKMRIILGYLPKFPDPNAKASALELSRIVTVAHPTESKAFALYGDMLVQNQMYKEAKVQYQKSLQLNDQVYAVHEQLVRIELGDNDLDAAIKDGENALSLFPNQAWMNYLVGVSWMQKKNYTKALGYIKNATSLEVQDKDLLSQSFSALGDCYHEMKNEKQSDESYDKSLSYNPDNAYTLNNYAYYLSVRGVELDKAERMSKHSNELQPATASFEDTYAWILFKQKKYAEAKVWMEKALVNDKDHNAVQIEHYGDIMFYLGNVEAAVQNWKKAKAYGGQSSVLERKINEKKYIE, from the coding sequence ATGAATTTAAAGCTTTCGTTGATTGGAATTGCCCTTTTGCCGGCGCTATGCCTGGCGCAAGGTGCTGATAAAGGGAAAACTACGGCACAGCCGCAGCCCAAGGTAATGACATCAACCGATAGCTTAATGGTGAAGCAGCTGTACTTTACGGCCCTGCGCGAAAAAACCATTGAGAACTTTACCCTCGCTACAGATCTGTTTACCCGTATTTTACAGATCGACCCTAATAATGATGCGGCCATGTACGAGCTGGCCAATCTTAAAAAGTTAAATAAAGACGACGCCACCGCCGAGCAGCTTCTGGAGCGTGCAACTATGCTTAAGCCGGATAACGAATGGTATTGGGCAGGCCTGGCCGCAAGCTACGAGAAGAGCAATAATATTGTTAAGCTCGAAAATGTGTTTACCCAACTTATCAGGCTGAATAACGATAACCCCGATTATTATATTGATAAGGCCAATGCCCTGTCAATTGATAAAAAATACGACGAGGCGCTATCAACCTATGATGAACTCGAAAAAATAACCGGGCCTACAGATGAGTTACTCATCAAACGCCAGAAAATTTATTTGATGCAGGGCAAGCTTGATAAAGCTACCGCCAGTTTAAAAGAAGCCATTGCCGCCAACCCCAACCAGGTAAAATATTATTTGATGCTGGGCGAGGTATATAATTCTAACAACCTAACCGACGATGCTTTAAGCATTTTCCAGAAGGCGGAAAAGATAGACCCGCAAAATGGTTATGTGCATTTGGAACTGGCCGATATCTATCGTGCTAAAAAAAGTTATGAGGCCAGTTTTAACCAACTGAAACTGGCATTTGCCATCCCGGCTCTTGGGGCCGAACAAAAAATGCGGATCATTTTAGGTTATCTGCCTAAATTCCCAGATCCTAATGCTAAAGCAAGTGCTTTGGAATTAAGCCGAATTGTTACAGTAGCGCATCCAACAGAATCGAAGGCTTTTGCGCTTTATGGCGATATGCTGGTGCAAAACCAAATGTATAAAGAGGCCAAGGTTCAATACCAAAAATCGTTACAACTTAATGACCAGGTTTATGCCGTGCACGAGCAATTGGTGCGGATTGAGCTGGGCGATAACGATTTGGATGCTGCCATTAAAGATGGCGAAAACGCCTTGTCGCTTTTCCCTAACCAGGCATGGATGAATTATCTGGTAGGCGTATCGTGGATGCAGAAAAAGAACTATACCAAGGCTTTAGGCTATATTAAAAACGCAACTTCATTAGAAGTTCAGGATAAGGACTTACTTTCGCAAAGTTTTTCGGCATTGGGTGATTGCTATCATGAAATGAAGAATGAGAAGCAGTCTGATGAGTCGTATGATAAATCATTAAGCTACAATCCGGACAATGCTTATACGTTAAATAACTATGCTTACTATCTTTCGGTAAGAGGAGTGGAGCTGGATAAGGCAGAGCGCATGTCGAAACATTCGAACGAACTGCAGCCGGCAACAGCATCTTTCGAAGATACTTACGCCTGGATCTTGTTTAAACAAAAGAAATATGCCGAAGCCAAAGTGTGGATGGAAAAGGCTTTGGTGAATGATAAAGACCATAATGCAGTACAGATAGAACATTATGGCGACATAATGTTTTACTTAGGTAATGTAGAGGCTGCTGTACAAAACTGGAAAAAAGCCAAAGCATACGGAGGGCAATCTTCGGTTTTAGAGCGCAAAATAAATGAGAAAAAATATATCGAGTAG
- a CDS encoding DUF4292 domain-containing protein — protein MRKNISSSILLLSSLIILASCHTKKKLVARTADSTAVTHTDNAASMAKKKIAAIRAKQVNFNTFSGKAKTKLNINGNSNDVTLNIRIQKDQKIWVSITAIAGIEVARAMITPDSILVMNRLQSVYIKKPFSYIYTYASKQVNYKTVESLLVGNAIPETLNDNTTLEPSNGNIILKGALEDLIYQLTVGPDLKVSNTSLNNQEATQSLQINYGNFIQATNRVIPSQISFTSKVKDKNIQADLNYSKADFDLPLEFPFSVPKRFSLVD, from the coding sequence ATGAGAAAAAATATATCGAGTAGTATACTGCTGTTAAGCAGTTTAATAATACTGGCAAGCTGCCACACCAAAAAAAAGCTGGTAGCCCGTACCGCCGATAGTACCGCTGTTACACATACTGATAATGCGGCCAGCATGGCTAAAAAGAAAATAGCTGCCATACGTGCCAAACAGGTAAACTTTAATACCTTCTCTGGCAAGGCAAAAACCAAGCTCAATATCAACGGTAACAGTAATGATGTTACGCTGAATATCCGCATCCAGAAAGATCAGAAAATTTGGGTTTCTATTACCGCAATTGCAGGTATTGAGGTTGCCCGTGCTATGATTACGCCTGATAGTATTTTGGTAATGAACCGCCTGCAAAGCGTGTACATTAAAAAGCCTTTCAGCTATATTTATACTTATGCCAGCAAGCAGGTAAATTATAAAACGGTTGAATCATTACTGGTTGGCAACGCTATCCCCGAAACGTTGAATGATAATACCACGCTGGAGCCATCAAACGGAAACATCATATTAAAAGGCGCGCTGGAAGATTTGATCTACCAGTTAACCGTTGGGCCGGATTTAAAAGTGAGCAATACTTCGCTTAATAATCAGGAAGCTACACAATCGTTACAAATCAATTATGGCAATTTTATACAGGCCACAAACCGGGTTATCCCTTCGCAAATCTCGTTTACCTCTAAAGTAAAGGACAAAAATATCCAGGCCGACTTAAATTATTCGAAGGCTGATTTCGATTTGCCGCTCGAATTTCCCTTCAGTGTGCCAAAGAGGTTTTCACTGGTAGATTAA